Proteins from a genomic interval of Flavobacteriales bacterium:
- a CDS encoding fibrobacter succinogenes major paralogous domain-containing protein, which translates to MLTMNKTIQLSLGILSMLAITACNSNSEDSYRCATGLCELVSNGNYDNAEECQLACNAGAEVTDIDGNVYGTVILSTQEWTRSNLDVVTYRNGDPIPEVQDFTTWKNLTTGAWCHYENNSANGPIYGRLYNWYAVNDPRGLAPEGWHVASDAEWAVMVELLGGTNAAGGPLKSTGTSLWMAPNEGATNASGFSALPGGKRDSNLDFVNQSESGSWWTSSDQSIPFAKLRIIEHGSDAALGGYYGDKNNGYAVRCVRD; encoded by the coding sequence ATGTTGACCATGAACAAGACAATCCAACTCAGTCTAGGTATACTTAGTATGTTGGCCATTACCGCCTGCAACTCAAATTCCGAAGATTCTTACCGATGTGCCACTGGCCTTTGCGAGTTAGTTTCGAATGGCAATTATGACAACGCTGAAGAATGCCAATTGGCCTGCAATGCTGGTGCTGAAGTCACGGATATTGATGGAAATGTCTATGGTACCGTCATCCTATCAACACAGGAGTGGACCAGGTCCAACCTCGATGTGGTCACCTATAGAAATGGAGATCCAATTCCAGAAGTTCAGGATTTTACAACTTGGAAAAATCTGACCACTGGAGCTTGGTGCCATTACGAAAACAACTCTGCAAATGGACCTATCTACGGTAGACTTTACAATTGGTATGCTGTGAATGATCCACGCGGGTTGGCGCCCGAAGGATGGCATGTGGCATCTGATGCCGAATGGGCAGTAATGGTTGAACTCCTTGGAGGAACGAATGCCGCAGGCGGGCCGCTTAAATCAACTGGCACTTCGCTGTGGATGGCTCCAAACGAAGGAGCCACTAATGCAAGTGGTTTCTCTGCCCTTCCTGGCGGTAAGCGAGATTCAAATTTGGACTTCGTGAACCAAAGTGAATCAGGAAGCTGGTGGACATCCAGCGATCAGAGCATTCCGTTTGCAAAGTTGAGGATCATTGAACACGGATCGGATGCGGCATTGGGCGGCTATTATGGCGATAAAAACAATGGCTATGCTGTGAGGTGCGTTAGAGATTGA
- a CDS encoding FAD-binding protein produces the protein MEWQNWAGNVKFTPNEVAYPESTEDVVQLVKTGRKIRCIGTGHSWSELAPTEDILMATDGLNQVLSVDTVTNLATIQAGAKLEHLNLILWAKGYAFSNLGSIARQSLAGAISTATHGSGIHHQILASQAERFTMVKADGEVLEVDRKANPELFKTAIISIGSLGIITEMTIRVVPKFNLHERSGLMDFEEVCDNILDWVKHENHIKMWWFPHTDKMMVYRYNTTYEPENDSRFRQKFMDEWVSVHAYRLMLWWADRKPIRRKWVNQQIVKGMLPNVDRIERSYKVFNVPEPPIHRETEWAFDLSLTPVLLREYKRMVEEKGHLINFIQEIRFVKGDDFALSPCYGRDSVYVGAYNADNRGWDQLLSDFEEMAVKHNGRPHWGKEFTLDSEYLRSVYPQWNAFQKLKRDLDPDGQFSSPFISRLFD, from the coding sequence ATGGAATGGCAAAACTGGGCAGGTAACGTCAAATTCACTCCGAACGAGGTCGCCTATCCCGAAAGTACTGAGGATGTGGTTCAACTCGTTAAGACGGGACGAAAGATCCGTTGCATTGGAACGGGCCATTCTTGGAGCGAGCTAGCGCCAACAGAAGATATTCTGATGGCGACCGATGGCCTGAATCAAGTGCTTTCCGTTGATACGGTCACCAATCTCGCAACCATTCAAGCAGGCGCCAAATTGGAGCATCTTAATTTGATCCTTTGGGCAAAGGGTTATGCCTTTTCAAACCTTGGTTCGATTGCAAGGCAAAGTTTGGCAGGAGCCATTTCCACCGCAACCCATGGCTCTGGAATCCATCATCAGATCTTGGCTTCGCAGGCGGAACGTTTTACCATGGTGAAAGCTGATGGCGAGGTTTTGGAAGTGGATAGAAAAGCGAATCCGGAGTTATTTAAGACCGCAATTATCTCTATTGGTTCTTTGGGAATTATTACGGAAATGACAATCCGTGTGGTGCCGAAGTTCAATTTACACGAGCGGTCTGGACTGATGGATTTTGAGGAGGTGTGCGATAATATTCTTGATTGGGTGAAGCATGAAAATCACATCAAAATGTGGTGGTTTCCGCACACAGATAAGATGATGGTGTATCGCTACAACACCACTTACGAACCCGAAAATGACAGTCGTTTCCGTCAGAAGTTCATGGATGAATGGGTCTCGGTTCATGCCTATCGATTGATGCTTTGGTGGGCTGATCGTAAACCAATTCGCAGAAAATGGGTGAACCAACAGATCGTGAAAGGAATGTTGCCCAACGTGGATCGAATTGAGCGTAGCTACAAGGTTTTCAACGTGCCCGAACCGCCCATTCACCGAGAGACGGAATGGGCTTTTGATCTTTCGTTGACGCCTGTTTTGCTAAGAGAATACAAACGTATGGTAGAGGAGAAGGGGCACCTGATCAACTTCATTCAGGAAATCCGATTTGTGAAAGGCGATGACTTTGCGCTCAGTCCGTGCTATGGTCGAGATAGTGTTTATGTCGGGGCGTATAATGCAGATAACCGTGGTTGGGATCAGTTGCTTTCTGACTTCGAAGAAATGGCCGTCAAACACAATGGTCGACCGCATTGGGGAAAGGAATTCACGTTGGATTCCGAGTATCTGAGATCGGTTTATCCGCAATGGAACGCATTTCAGAAATTGAAACGCGATCTGGACCCCGATGGGCAGTTTTCCAGCCCTTTCATATCCAGACTTTTTGATTGA
- a CDS encoding DoxX family membrane protein, which produces MIAGKRLFSVLTVLGFLLSNLAGVKLFSMSNQWLWIPVWDMNVSYAFAISILFLTGFSAVVAAILLRTSLAILTIGLFLSYVLFVDVNLLQPYNYMYLFLLFLFCADKERTSIAVSILPYLLAGIYVWSGLHKFNAHYAESAFYNTFYQLFHLPSYWAESRWPLLAYFSAFLEVLFGAGLLFRAFRKYAALLLIATHVIILLAIGPFGLQWNPTVWPWNLFMMAILSSFILETKHELVVWNWRTIVPMAMIWLLPIATMLHLAPRSCGWHLYSADDPYGYVCLKDKPSDEVGTACVQTDAAWRFYVNLFYIQQTNTMAVPEPWILERLFEKMEAVIPELSGTEMRFGVYYDEWSCD; this is translated from the coding sequence ATGATTGCAGGAAAACGACTTTTTTCAGTTCTCACAGTGTTGGGTTTTCTGCTATCCAATCTGGCTGGTGTAAAGTTGTTCAGCATGAGCAACCAGTGGCTTTGGATTCCCGTTTGGGATATGAACGTTTCGTACGCATTTGCCATTTCCATCTTGTTTCTTACAGGATTTTCAGCCGTAGTTGCAGCGATTCTGCTTCGTACTTCCTTGGCAATTCTAACCATTGGTTTGTTCTTATCATATGTGCTTTTTGTAGACGTGAACCTGTTGCAACCCTACAATTACATGTACCTGTTTTTGCTGTTCTTGTTCTGTGCCGATAAGGAACGAACGTCAATTGCCGTGTCTATTTTGCCTTATTTACTAGCGGGAATCTATGTGTGGAGCGGGCTGCACAAATTTAATGCGCATTATGCCGAATCGGCCTTCTACAACACCTTCTACCAGCTGTTCCATCTGCCTTCTTATTGGGCCGAAAGCAGGTGGCCGCTGCTTGCGTATTTCAGCGCATTCTTGGAAGTTCTATTCGGGGCTGGACTGCTGTTCCGAGCCTTTCGGAAGTATGCAGCCTTACTTCTCATTGCAACACATGTCATTATATTGCTCGCCATCGGGCCTTTTGGTCTTCAGTGGAATCCTACCGTTTGGCCTTGGAATCTGTTTATGATGGCCATTTTAAGTTCCTTCATCCTCGAAACGAAGCACGAACTAGTGGTGTGGAATTGGCGTACCATCGTTCCAATGGCGATGATCTGGCTGTTGCCAATTGCTACCATGCTGCATCTCGCACCGCGGTCCTGTGGTTGGCATCTTTATAGTGCCGATGACCCGTACGGGTATGTTTGCTTAAAGGATAAACCTTCGGATGAAGTTGGCACGGCTTGCGTGCAAACAGACGCAGCTTGGCGTTTCTACGTCAATCTCTTTTACATCCAGCAAACGAACACCATGGCCGTGCCCGAACCATGGATTTTGGAGCGACTTTTCGAAAAGATGGAGGCTGTGATCCCAGAACTCTCAGGCACCGAAATGCGCTTTGGGGTTTATTACGATGAATGGAGTTGCGATTGA
- a CDS encoding YdcF family protein — protein MLLSIQFLIRRTEFFLYPFTWVLILLVLALLTYDQKKRRRLLLWGLGVMLIFSNSFIVDEFVRLWETEVTLLSDIDPQIKTAIVLGGGVFYDNETDMVKYGGNADRYLGVLRPYRNGKVKKVLVSGGAANYLEPNTREGEMLARLYLLCGMDQNDILIEDQSLNTYENALYSKPILEATGEQRFLLITSAAHIRRAVACFEKQGLNVQPFPVMQGVGNRRWELDYLFVPQVANFHKWHSLIHEWVGFATYKFRGYI, from the coding sequence ATGCTACTATCCATTCAATTTCTGATCAGACGAACGGAATTTTTTCTCTATCCATTCACGTGGGTTCTGATACTGCTCGTTCTTGCTCTCTTAACATACGATCAGAAAAAGCGTAGGAGACTGCTTTTGTGGGGTTTAGGAGTGATGTTGATCTTCTCCAACTCATTCATCGTGGATGAATTTGTGAGGCTTTGGGAAACCGAGGTAACGCTTCTTTCAGACATTGACCCGCAGATCAAAACCGCCATTGTGCTAGGCGGTGGTGTTTTCTATGATAATGAGACCGACATGGTAAAATACGGTGGAAATGCCGACCGTTACCTTGGCGTTTTACGACCATATCGTAATGGAAAAGTGAAAAAAGTCTTAGTTTCTGGAGGTGCCGCCAATTATCTGGAGCCTAACACGCGGGAAGGTGAAATGCTTGCGCGACTTTACCTCTTGTGCGGCATGGATCAGAACGACATATTGATAGAAGACCAGAGCCTTAATACCTACGAGAATGCCCTGTATTCCAAACCGATTTTAGAAGCTACAGGCGAACAACGATTTCTATTGATCACCTCTGCAGCTCATATCAGACGAGCTGTGGCATGTTTCGAAAAACAAGGATTGAACGTACAACCATTTCCAGTGATGCAAGGCGTAGGAAACAGACGCTGGGAACTCGATTATCTGTTCGTTCCACAGGTCGCCAATTTTCACAAATGGCACAGCCTGATCCACGAATGGGTCGGTTTCGCGACCTACAAATTCCGTGGTTATATCTGA
- a CDS encoding valine--tRNA ligase, translating to MSEIAAKYDPSQTEDKWYSYWMEKGYFHSEPDEREPYTIVIPPPNVTGVLHMGHMLNNTIQDVLVRRARMQGKNACWVPGTDHASIATEAKVVNKLKEQGINKWDLSREEFLEHAWEWTHKHGGIILEQLKKLGASCDWERTRFTMEEDLSEAVIDTFIDLYNKGLIYRGHRMVNWDPSALTAVSDEEVNHKEVQSKLYYVRYQVEGTDEWLTIATTRPETILGDTAICINPNDERFSHLHGKRAIVPMVNRSIPIIQDEYVDMEFGTGCLKVTPAHDENDYNLGKKHKLETIDILNPNGTMSAAAQFFVGEDRFIVRKKIAKELEASGSLVKVEEYMNKVGYSERTDAVIEPRLSEQWFVSMKKLSEPALEHVLNGDIQFHPNKFINTYKYWMENVRDWCISRQLWWGQRIPVYYAPNGEYVVAKSVEEAIEKFKVQGSKFKVEDLKQDEDVVDTWFSSWLWPISVFNGFKDPDGKDINYYYPTNDLVTAPEILFFWVARMVMAGYEWRGDLPFKNVYLTGIVRDKQGRKMSKSLGNSPDPIGLIEQYGADGVRVGMLLSSPAGNDLLFDEGLCLQGRNFSNKIWNSFRLIKGWEIDENIPQPAEAKIAIDWFRSRFNKELELLNEHYDKFRLSDALMTTYKLVWDDFCSWYLEMVKPEYQKPIDRKTLDSTVEFLEELLKILHPFTPFITEEIWDLMGERTEKDRMIVSAWPEGGNVNSTLLAGFEEAEKAIMEIRRIRNEKQIAPKEKLSLLVKGDWEAKFGPVISKLTNLISIETVAEAPASAAGFVVKGVEYFVPLEGLVDAGEEKEKLQKELEYTKGFLASVLKKLSNERFVAGAPEQVIAAERNKQADAESKIKALEEQLQAL from the coding sequence ATGAGCGAGATTGCAGCAAAGTACGACCCAAGCCAAACCGAAGACAAATGGTACAGCTACTGGATGGAAAAAGGATATTTCCATTCGGAGCCGGACGAGCGTGAGCCGTATACCATTGTCATTCCACCACCGAACGTGACCGGAGTTTTGCACATGGGGCACATGCTCAACAACACCATTCAAGATGTGTTGGTGCGAAGAGCGCGTATGCAAGGAAAGAATGCCTGCTGGGTTCCTGGAACGGACCATGCTTCAATTGCTACTGAAGCTAAAGTGGTGAACAAGCTCAAGGAGCAAGGCATCAACAAGTGGGACCTTTCTCGTGAGGAATTTTTAGAGCATGCTTGGGAATGGACGCACAAACATGGCGGCATCATCCTCGAACAATTGAAGAAACTAGGCGCTTCCTGCGATTGGGAACGTACGCGTTTCACGATGGAAGAGGACCTGAGCGAAGCAGTTATCGACACCTTCATCGACCTGTACAATAAAGGTTTGATTTACAGAGGTCACCGAATGGTGAATTGGGATCCATCGGCTTTGACCGCGGTTTCTGACGAGGAAGTGAACCACAAAGAGGTTCAATCCAAACTCTATTACGTTCGCTATCAGGTTGAGGGAACCGATGAATGGCTGACAATTGCCACTACTCGCCCTGAGACCATTTTGGGTGATACAGCTATCTGCATCAATCCGAATGATGAACGCTTTTCGCATTTGCATGGCAAGCGCGCCATTGTTCCGATGGTAAACCGCAGCATACCGATCATTCAAGATGAATATGTGGATATGGAATTTGGAACGGGTTGTTTGAAGGTGACACCCGCACACGATGAGAACGACTACAATCTTGGCAAAAAGCACAAGCTCGAAACCATTGATATTCTGAACCCGAACGGAACGATGAGCGCAGCTGCTCAGTTTTTCGTTGGTGAAGACCGATTCATCGTTCGTAAGAAAATTGCGAAAGAACTGGAAGCCTCAGGGAGTCTGGTGAAAGTGGAGGAATACATGAATAAGGTTGGCTATTCTGAACGCACCGATGCTGTGATTGAACCGCGTTTGTCAGAGCAATGGTTTGTGAGTATGAAAAAACTCAGCGAACCAGCTTTGGAGCACGTGCTGAACGGAGATATTCAATTCCACCCGAACAAGTTCATCAATACCTATAAGTATTGGATGGAGAATGTGCGCGATTGGTGCATCAGCCGCCAATTGTGGTGGGGACAGCGTATTCCTGTTTACTACGCTCCGAATGGAGAATATGTAGTTGCTAAATCTGTGGAAGAAGCGATTGAGAAGTTCAAAGTTCAAGGTTCCAAGTTCAAAGTTGAGGACCTGAAGCAAGATGAGGATGTGGTTGACACTTGGTTTTCTTCGTGGTTGTGGCCGATTTCGGTTTTCAACGGTTTCAAAGATCCCGATGGAAAGGACATCAACTATTATTATCCAACAAATGACCTCGTTACGGCTCCCGAAATTCTCTTTTTCTGGGTAGCACGAATGGTAATGGCCGGCTACGAATGGCGTGGTGATCTTCCGTTCAAAAACGTGTATCTCACAGGAATTGTGCGCGATAAGCAAGGTCGGAAAATGAGTAAATCTTTGGGCAATTCGCCTGATCCGATCGGACTGATTGAGCAGTACGGTGCAGATGGCGTTCGCGTTGGCATGTTGCTCTCTTCTCCTGCTGGAAATGACCTTTTGTTTGACGAAGGACTTTGCCTTCAAGGAAGAAACTTCAGCAACAAGATCTGGAATTCGTTCCGACTGATAAAAGGTTGGGAGATTGATGAGAATATTCCACAACCAGCGGAAGCAAAAATTGCCATTGATTGGTTCCGTTCTCGCTTCAACAAGGAATTGGAATTGCTGAACGAGCACTACGATAAGTTCCGTTTGAGCGATGCACTAATGACCACTTACAAGTTGGTTTGGGATGATTTCTGTTCTTGGTATCTCGAAATGGTGAAGCCTGAATATCAGAAACCGATCGATCGGAAAACGCTGGATTCTACGGTTGAATTCTTGGAAGAACTCTTGAAAATTCTTCATCCATTCACACCATTCATCACCGAAGAAATTTGGGATCTGATGGGCGAACGAACTGAGAAAGACCGTATGATTGTTTCAGCTTGGCCAGAAGGCGGCAACGTGAATTCAACACTTCTTGCTGGATTTGAGGAAGCCGAAAAGGCCATTATGGAAATTCGCAGAATCAGAAACGAGAAACAGATTGCTCCGAAGGAGAAATTGAGTCTACTTGTGAAAGGCGATTGGGAAGCAAAATTCGGTCCGGTCATCAGCAAACTAACCAACCTGATTAGTATTGAAACTGTAGCGGAAGCCCCTGCTTCTGCCGCTGGTTTTGTGGTTAAAGGAGTGGAATATTTCGTTCCATTGGAGGGATTGGTTGATGCTGGCGAAGAGAAGGAAAAGCTTCAGAAAGAACTCGAATACACCAAAGGATTTCTTGCTTCCGTGCTAAAAAAACTAAGCAACGAGCGATTTGTGGCGGGTGCTCCAGAACAGGTGATTGCTGCCGAGCGTAACAAACAAGCTGACGCTGAATCCAAGATAAAAGCCTTGGAAGAGCAATTACAGGCGCTGTAG
- a CDS encoding methylmalonyl-CoA mutase family protein, translating to MQEVAPYKPKNKIRIVTAASLFDGHDAAINIMRRIIQATGVEVIHLGHDRSVEEVVNCAIQEDAQAIAMTSYQGGHTEYFKYMFDLLKEKGAGHIKIFGGGGGTILPSEMEELHGYGITRLYGPDDGREMGLQGMINDMIGRCDTTHPDLPKGKEIVKSLREKDCNIIARLISIAENKTDTYNSEYRTLIEAAGTPPSGETEGVSSGRSGGVPVLGITGTGGAGKSSMVDELVRRFLVDFPDKTIAIVSVDPSKRKTGGALLGDRIRMNSIRNPRVYMRSLATRQSNLALSKHVQEAVDILKAAQYDLIILETSGIGQSDTEIMDHSDVSLYVMTPEFGAATQLEKIDMLDFADVVAINKFDKRGALDAIRDVKKQYKRNRQLWDMKDEDVPVYGTIASQFNDPGTNSLYKAIMDEVVKKTGADLNSTFQITDEMSEKVFVIPPSRTRYLSEIAENNRAYDKWAKEQAETADKLYSIQRTIETIADAEIKKVLEAEFDRVKLDLDPRNWLIIEGWPEQAQRYKDEFYIFKVRDKEIKIKTHSESLSHLQIPKVATPKYRNWGDLLRWILQENVPGEFPYTAGIYPFKREGEDPARMFAGEGGPERTNRRFHYVSMGLPAKRLSTAFDSVTLYGNDPGHRPDIYGKVGNSGVSICCLDDAKKLYSGFDLTNPLTSVSMTINGPAPMLLGFFMNACIDQECEKYIQANGLEGEVEKKKKEKWDDQGLKRPVYQGELPEGNNGLGLMLLGVTGDEVLPADVYAKIKADALSKVRGTVQADILKEDQAQNTCIFSTEFALRLMGDVQQYFIDKNVRNFYSVSISGYHIAEAGANPISQLAFTLANGFTFVEYYLSRGMDVNEFGPNLSFFFSNGIDPEYAVIGRVARRIWAKAMKQKYGADPRAQMLKYHIQTSGRSLHAQEIDFNDIRTTLQALYAIYDNCNSLHTNAYDEAITTPTEESVRRAMAIQLIINKELGLAKNENPIQGAFIIEELTDLVEAAVLMEFDRLTERGGVLGAMETMYQRSKIQEESLYYETLKHTGEFPIIGVNTFLSSKGSPTVLPMEVIRATEEEKQYQITMLENLHKSKEELSKTALKKLQQTAIQNDNMFVELMEATKHCSLGQITDALFEVGGQYRRNM from the coding sequence ATGCAGGAAGTAGCGCCATACAAACCGAAGAACAAGATCAGAATTGTGACCGCAGCCAGTCTGTTTGATGGGCACGATGCGGCTATCAATATCATGCGGAGGATTATTCAGGCCACGGGCGTGGAGGTGATCCATTTGGGGCACGACCGCAGTGTGGAGGAAGTGGTGAATTGCGCCATTCAGGAGGATGCGCAGGCCATTGCGATGACGAGTTATCAGGGCGGGCACACGGAGTATTTCAAGTACATGTTCGACCTGTTGAAAGAGAAAGGCGCTGGTCATATCAAGATATTCGGTGGCGGTGGCGGCACTATTCTTCCTTCGGAGATGGAGGAATTGCATGGCTACGGTATTACACGGCTTTATGGTCCGGATGATGGCCGCGAGATGGGTTTACAGGGCATGATCAACGATATGATCGGGCGTTGTGATACGACCCATCCTGACCTTCCCAAAGGGAAGGAAATTGTGAAGAGTCTGCGTGAAAAGGACTGCAACATCATTGCTCGTTTGATTTCTATCGCTGAGAACAAGACAGATACATACAATTCAGAGTATCGCACGCTGATTGAAGCTGCGGGCACTCCCCCTTCGGGGGAGACGGAGGGGGTTTCTTCGGGGAGGTCAGGAGGGGTTCCAGTTTTGGGAATCACAGGAACGGGAGGTGCCGGAAAGTCATCAATGGTGGATGAATTGGTGCGCAGGTTCTTGGTTGATTTTCCTGATAAAACGATTGCGATTGTATCGGTGGATCCATCGAAACGTAAAACGGGCGGTGCGCTTTTGGGCGATAGAATTCGAATGAATTCTATTCGTAACCCACGTGTTTACATGCGTTCGTTGGCTACGCGTCAGAGTAATCTGGCGTTGAGCAAGCACGTGCAGGAAGCGGTGGATATTCTGAAAGCCGCACAGTACGACCTGATCATTCTCGAGACTTCGGGCATCGGGCAGAGCGACACGGAGATCATGGATCACAGCGATGTTTCGTTGTATGTGATGACGCCTGAGTTCGGTGCGGCCACGCAATTGGAGAAGATCGACATGCTGGATTTTGCCGATGTGGTGGCCATTAACAAGTTTGATAAGCGCGGTGCACTGGATGCTATTCGTGATGTGAAGAAGCAATACAAGCGCAACCGCCAGTTGTGGGACATGAAGGATGAGGATGTTCCTGTTTACGGGACGATTGCCAGTCAGTTCAACGATCCTGGCACAAATTCGCTTTACAAGGCCATTATGGATGAGGTGGTGAAGAAAACGGGCGCTGACCTGAACTCAACTTTCCAAATTACGGACGAGATGAGTGAGAAGGTGTTCGTCATTCCTCCGAGCAGAACGCGCTACCTATCGGAGATTGCGGAGAACAACCGCGCCTATGATAAATGGGCGAAGGAACAGGCGGAGACTGCGGATAAACTCTATTCTATTCAGCGAACGATTGAAACGATTGCTGACGCAGAGATCAAGAAGGTGTTGGAAGCAGAGTTCGACCGTGTAAAGTTGGATTTAGACCCGCGCAATTGGCTCATTATTGAAGGTTGGCCCGAACAGGCGCAGCGCTACAAGGATGAGTTCTACATTTTTAAAGTGCGCGACAAAGAGATCAAAATCAAGACGCATTCTGAGTCTTTATCACACTTACAAATTCCAAAAGTTGCCACACCGAAATACAGGAACTGGGGCGATCTTTTGAGATGGATTTTGCAAGAGAATGTTCCTGGAGAATTCCCGTACACGGCTGGTATTTATCCTTTCAAGCGCGAAGGCGAAGACCCTGCGCGGATGTTTGCGGGAGAAGGCGGTCCAGAGCGTACCAACAGACGCTTCCACTACGTTTCGATGGGTTTACCAGCAAAGAGATTGAGCACCGCTTTCGATAGCGTGACGCTCTACGGAAACGACCCCGGCCATCGCCCTGATATCTACGGAAAAGTCGGAAACTCGGGTGTAAGTATTTGCTGTTTGGATGATGCGAAGAAACTCTATTCGGGTTTCGATCTGACCAATCCTTTGACTTCGGTTTCGATGACCATCAACGGTCCTGCACCGATGTTGCTCGGCTTCTTCATGAATGCCTGCATTGATCAGGAATGTGAAAAATATATCCAAGCCAATGGCTTGGAAGGTGAAGTAGAGAAAAAGAAAAAGGAAAAATGGGATGACCAAGGTCTGAAGCGACCTGTATATCAAGGAGAGCTTCCAGAAGGAAATAATGGTCTTGGTTTGATGTTGCTTGGCGTGACGGGCGATGAAGTGCTTCCTGCCGATGTGTACGCCAAGATCAAAGCCGATGCATTAAGCAAAGTTCGCGGTACGGTTCAAGCAGATATCCTGAAGGAAGACCAAGCGCAGAACACCTGCATTTTCAGCACCGAATTCGCGCTGCGATTGATGGGTGACGTGCAACAGTATTTCATTGACAAGAACGTGCGGAATTTTTACTCCGTTTCTATTTCGGGATACCACATTGCCGAGGCAGGTGCCAATCCTATTTCGCAGTTGGCTTTCACGCTCGCCAACGGTTTCACGTTTGTGGAATACTACCTGAGTCGTGGTATGGACGTGAACGAATTCGGGCCAAACCTGAGCTTCTTCTTCAGCAACGGAATCGACCCTGAATATGCGGTTATCGGTCGTGTGGCACGAAGGATCTGGGCCAAGGCCATGAAGCAGAAATATGGCGCTGACCCACGGGCACAGATGCTCAAGTATCACATTCAAACAAGCGGTCGCAGTTTGCACGCGCAGGAGATTGATTTCAACGACATCCGCACCACGCTGCAAGCGCTTTACGCTATTTACGACAACTGCAATTCGCTGCACACCAATGCCTACGATGAAGCCATTACCACACCTACTGAGGAAAGCGTGCGTAGAGCCATGGCCATTCAGCTTATCATCAATAAGGAATTGGGCCTCGCCAAAAACGAGAACCCGATTCAGGGTGCGTTCATCATCGAAGAACTGACCGACCTTGTGGAGGCAGCGGTTCTGATGGAATTCGACCGCCTGACGGAGCGCGGAGGCGTGCTTGGAGCGATGGAAACCATGTACCAGCGCAGCAAGATCCAAGAAGAAAGCCTGTACTACGAAACGCTGAAACACACGGGCGAATTCCCGATCATTGGCGTGAATACCTTCCTCAGCAGCAAGGGTTCTCCAACGGTGCTACCCATGGAAGTTATCCGTGCTACGGAAGAGGAAAAGCAGTATCAGATCACCATGCTGGAGAACCTCCACAAGAGCAAGGAAGAACTGAGCAAAACGGCTCTCAAAAAACTACAGCAGACGGCCATTCAAAACGACAACATGTTTGTAGAACTAATGGAAGCCACCAAGCATTGCTCCCTAGGACAAATTACCGATGCGCTGTTTGAGGTTGGAGGACAATACCGAAGAAATATGTGA
- a CDS encoding DMT family protein, which yields MKAVYTIALLVLSNTFMTFAWYGHLKFKDMSWAQNLSLFGVILLSWGLAFFEYNFMVPANRIGYEGNGGPFNLFQLRIIQEVVGLVVFTLIAVLVFKTETLRMNHLIGFGFLILAVYFIFKK from the coding sequence ATGAAGGCGGTCTATACCATCGCATTGCTCGTTTTGAGCAACACCTTCATGACCTTTGCGTGGTACGGACATCTCAAATTCAAGGACATGTCGTGGGCGCAGAATTTGAGCCTATTTGGCGTCATTCTATTGAGCTGGGGATTGGCGTTCTTCGAATATAATTTCATGGTTCCGGCCAACCGTATCGGCTATGAAGGCAATGGTGGCCCTTTCAACCTTTTTCAGCTACGGATCATACAAGAAGTGGTGGGATTGGTGGTTTTCACACTCATCGCTGTGCTGGTATTTAAGACCGAAACGCTAAGAATGAACCACTTGATCGGTTTTGGTTTTCTGATTTTGGCTGTCTATTTCATTTTTAAGAAATAG